In Sebastes fasciatus isolate fSebFas1 chromosome 15, fSebFas1.pri, whole genome shotgun sequence, a genomic segment contains:
- the spata7 gene encoding spermatogenesis-associated protein 7 homolog, with protein sequence MGYDEYNITMDSRIGSVSSGMGCSPGARGQTLKSSPFCPRSSSKLTQSIVKDHMVSHYKKVYSAKAAIDASVPKSLIHSVKYNDQIRQERLRKGGRPQSAHSLSQRNGIASCSSAQSRLSVQYDDSHYLCSRSSTVSSPRFNSSFHAKEIVYPSQKVGSQNHSHHIRPASERMYQSPEARRKQSACSLGALEDQSCFKTFQDPVQKTYSGDLLQKHSQRFTKDKPFTPKTLKSEKSSYLSQYRYYRAPRRKPTQDGTNSRLMRQETYHGSTKTKECTQEFYEPSQGSNTEHEWSEDEFNGTYLSASRQLSQANKSRDQDFFDSLSRVSQEGGKSTFMRSVSAEEEELMYLEFISAVTEDILSRGHISDRLLDRVIKRHIDMNRHQLDVGKMRHLLEVLRKDFEEPTNISTSGTELKKKESDLLDSFLPHLESRGKQVKTKKDNDLFPYASPIKYCDSSDYADPLLVSTPLCSPETTAASPTKTNEKDGEEDNQERGISSPWLSEHFSDNTRMGEGDHKNQVGTAETDKEVSNENQEYTTITSDKECHQDQAEVSYDGQSKELDDLGTHLSESLHVSNNVETATEQHANTVASISDDEF encoded by the exons ATGGGATACGATGAGTATAACATCACCATGGACTCGAGAATAg GGAGTGTATCATCTGGAATGGGGTGCAGCCCTGGTGCAAGAGGTCAGACTTTAAAAAGCAGCC CTTTCTGCCCTCGCTCCTCCAGCAAGTTGACACAGTCAATCGTCAAAGACCACATGGTGTCTCATTACAAAAAGGTTTACTCAGCTAAAG CTGCCATTGATGCCTCAGTACCCAAAAGCTTGATACACAGTGTGAAAT ACAATGATCAGATCAGACAGGAGCGGTTGAGGAAAGGGGGTCGTCCTCAGTCAGCccactctctctcacagaggAATGGCATAGCCTCCTGCTCCTCAGCCCAG AGTAGATTATCTGTGCAGTACGATGACAGCCACTACCTCTGCTCAAGGAGCTCCACGGTCTCCAGCCCGAGGTTCAACTCCTCCTTCCATGCCAAGGAGATTGTTTATCCATCGCAGAAAGTCGGTTCCCAGAACCATTCTCATCACATTCGCCCAGCGTCAGAAAGAATGTACCAAAGCCCGGAGGCACGCAGAAAGCAGTCGGCGTGTTCGCTGGGAGCTTTGGAAGATCAGAGTTGCTTCAAGACTTTCCAGGACCCCGTTCAGAAGACGTACAGCGGAGACCTGCTCCAGAAACATTCACAGCGCTTTACCAAAGACAAACCGTTCACCCCTAAGACACTGAAATCAGAGAAGAGTTCATACCTGTCACAATATCGCTACTACAGAGCACCACGGAGGAAACCTACTCAGGATGGCACCAACTCAAGATTGATGCGACAGGAGACATATCATGGAAG CACAAAAACCAAGGAATGCACACAGGAATTTTATGAGCCATCTCAG GGATCTAATACAGAGCATGAGTGGTCTGAAGATGAATTCAATGGCACATATCTCTCAGCATCTAGACAACTGAGTCAAGCAAACAAGAGCAGAGACCAGGATTTCTTTGACTCCTTGTCCAG GGTCTCACAAGAAGGTGGGAAGTCTACCTTTATGAGGAGTGTATCTGCAGA GGAAGAAGAATTAATGTACCTCGAGTTCATTTCAGCTGTAACGGAGGATATATTGTCAAGGGGGCACATCTCTGACag GCTCCTAGATCGGGTGATAAAGCGCCATATTGACATGAACCGGCATCAGCTTGATGTG ggTAAAATGCGCCACCTTCTGGAAGTACTACGTAAAGATTTTGAAGAGCCAACCAACATATCCACCTCCGGTACAGAGCTCAAAAAAAAGGAGAGTGATCTGCTTGATTCATTCCTACCACATCTGGAATCCAGGGGTAAACAAGTTAAGACCAAAAAGGACAATGACCTGTTCCCTTATGCGTCGCCTATTAAATACTGTGATTCGTCAGATTATGCTGATCCCCTTTTGGTGTCTACACCCTTATGCTCTCCTGAGACGACCGCTGCCTCTCCaactaaaacaaatgaaaaggaCGGAGAGGAAGACAATCAGGAGAGGGGCATTAGCTCTCCTTGGCTCAGTGAGCATTTTTCTGATAATACAAGAATGGGTGAAGGGGACCATAAAAATCAGGTAGGCACAGCTGAGACGGACAAAGAAGTCAGCAATGAAAACCAGGAATACACCACTATAACCAGCGACAAAGAATGTCATCAAGACCAAGCTGAAGTCAGTTATGATGGACAATCTAAAGAGCTTGACGATCTGGGGACACATTTGTCAGAGTCGCTTCACGTGTCCAACAATGTGGAGACTGCCACTGAGCAACATGCAAACACAGTCGCCTCCATCAGTGACGACGAGTTCTGA